From a region of the Qipengyuania spongiae genome:
- the motA gene encoding flagellar motor stator protein MotA, whose translation MFAAAGIVILLLMVFGGFALTGGALGPVMHAVPHEMLIIGGAAIGAIVAGNSMDSLKAIGRSFKLIFKGPQHTKQDHIDAIALTTQLMKLLKNDGPVALESHVTEPQNSAIFSAYPNLLKNKPLIDLICDTLTLLVVSSGTLETHAVEEVMDNTMKTHFHELHEPQHALQGLADALPALGIVAAVLGVVKTMGSIDQPPEVLGGMIGSALVGTFLGVLLAYGIVSPLAGRLKQVLEHDEQIFHAVKQVIIASLYGHPQPLVVESARSGLGHHVRPGLTELLDALRGR comes from the coding sequence GTGTTCGCAGCAGCCGGCATCGTTATCCTGCTTCTCATGGTGTTCGGCGGATTCGCCCTGACCGGCGGTGCTCTCGGTCCCGTGATGCACGCGGTTCCGCACGAAATGCTGATCATCGGCGGCGCGGCGATCGGTGCGATCGTGGCGGGCAATTCGATGGACAGCCTCAAGGCGATCGGCCGCTCGTTCAAGCTCATCTTCAAGGGGCCGCAGCACACCAAGCAGGATCATATCGACGCGATCGCGCTGACCACCCAGCTGATGAAACTTCTCAAGAACGACGGCCCCGTCGCGCTGGAAAGCCACGTCACCGAACCGCAGAATTCGGCGATCTTCAGCGCCTATCCCAACCTCCTCAAGAACAAGCCGCTGATCGACCTGATCTGCGACACGCTGACGCTGCTCGTCGTCTCGTCCGGCACGCTCGAAACCCATGCGGTGGAAGAGGTGATGGACAACACCATGAAGACCCACTTCCACGAACTGCATGAGCCGCAGCACGCGCTTCAAGGGCTGGCCGACGCTCTGCCGGCGCTGGGCATCGTCGCCGCCGTTCTGGGCGTCGTGAAGACCATGGGCTCGATCGACCAGCCGCCAGAAGTTCTAGGCGGCATGATCGGCTCGGCGCTCGTCGGAACCTTCCTCGGCGTGCTGCTGGCCTATGGCATCGTCAGCCCGCTTGCGGGCCGGCTGAAGCAGGTGCTGGAGCATGACGAGCAGATCTTCCATGCGGTGAAGCAGGTGATCATCGCCTCGCTCTACGGCCATCCGCAGCCGCTGGTGGTGGAATCGGCGCGCTCCGGCCTCGGCCACCACGTCCGCCCGGGCCTGACCGAACTGCTCGACGCGCTCCGGGGCCGCTGA
- a CDS encoding NAD(P)-dependent oxidoreductase: MSQKRIAVFGASGATGRETVRHALRAGLEVVAIDRALPDEPDRLDGVTYRQADVVQGGLAEAMEGCDAVISTLGVGFSPGNALSPPPLYTDGTRHILDGMEGAGIDRIAVISAAFVIDQPNLPTWFKLTVVPALHNILEQMKEMEAVLQERPGLRWTAVRPGWLIAKPASGDLLVEEEFLPELAFRCRMGDLGAFLVDCVQNDLHIREKPAVGAPEEEKFESPLALGEEFAGL; this comes from the coding sequence TTGAGCCAGAAACGCATCGCAGTGTTCGGCGCCAGCGGAGCCACCGGTCGCGAAACCGTGAGGCACGCCCTGCGCGCCGGGCTGGAGGTGGTCGCGATCGACCGGGCGCTGCCCGACGAGCCCGATCGTCTCGACGGCGTGACCTATCGTCAGGCGGACGTGGTGCAAGGCGGCCTTGCCGAAGCCATGGAAGGTTGCGACGCGGTGATCTCGACGCTGGGCGTCGGTTTCTCGCCCGGCAACGCCTTGTCACCACCGCCGCTTTATACGGACGGCACGCGCCATATTCTGGACGGGATGGAGGGGGCCGGGATCGATCGGATCGCCGTGATTTCCGCAGCCTTCGTGATCGATCAGCCTAATCTGCCAACATGGTTCAAGCTGACGGTCGTGCCGGCGCTGCACAACATCCTCGAACAGATGAAGGAAATGGAGGCGGTGCTCCAGGAACGACCCGGACTTCGCTGGACCGCGGTGCGTCCGGGATGGCTCATCGCCAAGCCCGCCTCGGGCGACCTGCTGGTCGAGGAGGAATTCCTTCCAGAACTGGCTTTCCGTTGCCGCATGGGCGATCTCGGCGCCTTTCTGGTCGATTGCGTGCAGAACGATCTTCACATCCGGGAGAAGCCGGCAGTCGGTGCGCCGGAAGAGGAAAAGTTCGAAAGTCCGCTGGCTCTCGGAGAGGAATTCGCCGGGCTGTGA
- a CDS encoding DUF2231 domain-containing protein, translated as MKAGRTVERVPTGSPAGAIEAILLAFPVALFPAALLSDIAYLNTAVIQWSNFSSWLLFGANVFTGVVAAWAIIATATGRGRGTRAWFYPGILVVLFVIGVLDSFQHSRDGWHSVGTFGLVLSILCTVLAFAAAFLAHSRIGLSGRAR; from the coding sequence ATGAAGGCAGGACGAACCGTTGAACGCGTGCCGACAGGCTCGCCCGCCGGAGCAATCGAGGCGATATTGCTGGCCTTTCCGGTTGCGCTCTTTCCAGCGGCCCTCCTGTCGGACATCGCCTATCTGAACACGGCGGTGATCCAGTGGTCCAATTTCTCGTCCTGGCTGCTGTTCGGGGCAAATGTTTTCACCGGCGTGGTGGCCGCCTGGGCGATCATCGCGACGGCAACCGGACGGGGGCGAGGCACTCGGGCCTGGTTCTATCCCGGCATTCTCGTCGTGCTGTTCGTGATCGGTGTGCTCGACAGTTTCCAGCATTCCCGCGATGGCTGGCATTCGGTCGGAACGTTCGGTCTGGTCCTGTCGATCCTCTGTACGGTTCTGGCCTTCGCAGCCGCTTTTCTGGCCCATTCGCGAATTGGTCTTTCGGGGAGGGCGAGATGA
- a CDS encoding CopD family protein — protein MILSLVKAIHIAALIIWCAGLVGLPLMLSKHEIGENQASYSQLRLLTHRAYSYFVTPAAIIAIAAGTALIFIASAFTLWMFVKLLAVGVLVSLHAWIGHLVVLMSERRGRYAPRSALPTLLPIMIAMVAILFLVLGKPALESFAPAWLARPLGHELPVDETPI, from the coding sequence ATGATCCTCTCGCTGGTCAAGGCGATCCATATCGCCGCGCTCATCATATGGTGCGCGGGGCTCGTGGGCTTGCCGCTGATGCTGAGCAAGCATGAAATCGGCGAAAACCAGGCGAGCTACAGCCAGTTGCGCCTGCTGACGCATCGCGCCTATTCCTATTTCGTCACGCCTGCGGCGATTATCGCCATTGCGGCGGGCACCGCGCTGATCTTCATAGCAAGCGCCTTCACTCTATGGATGTTCGTGAAGCTGCTCGCAGTCGGCGTGCTGGTTTCGCTTCACGCCTGGATCGGGCATCTGGTCGTGCTGATGAGCGAACGGCGCGGCCGCTATGCTCCGCGCAGCGCGCTTCCCACGCTTCTGCCGATCATGATTGCGATGGTGGCGATCCTGTTCCTGGTGCTGGGCAAGCCCGCGCTGGAAAGCTTCGCGCCGGCCTGGCTCGCTCGGCCGCTCGGTCACGAACTTCCGGTCGACGAGACCCCGATTTGA
- a CDS encoding cytochrome c oxidase subunit II: MSTIDPAGPSASRVASLWWWMLGGSVLLSALVFALLLVALFRRGVADRETPERKRVWIGWLGLGMPIAVLMVLLAFALWVGERNLPTGPAARTIDVRAYNYGWEFCDEDSRCSEGVLRIPAGQPVDLDITASDVIHSLWIPRLAGKMDAIPGQVNRLRIEASMPGTYQAVCAEYCGVGHANHSFVVEAYDTDESIAPGETAP, translated from the coding sequence TTGTCCACCATCGATCCGGCGGGCCCCTCGGCATCGCGCGTGGCGAGCCTGTGGTGGTGGATGCTGGGCGGATCGGTGCTCCTGTCCGCGCTGGTCTTCGCGCTGCTGCTCGTCGCGCTTTTCCGGCGGGGCGTGGCGGACCGCGAGACGCCCGAGCGAAAGCGGGTCTGGATCGGCTGGCTCGGCCTCGGCATGCCGATCGCAGTGCTGATGGTCTTGCTGGCCTTCGCCCTCTGGGTCGGCGAACGCAATCTGCCGACCGGTCCCGCCGCCCGGACGATCGACGTGCGAGCCTACAATTACGGCTGGGAATTCTGTGACGAGGACAGTCGTTGCAGCGAAGGCGTGCTGCGGATCCCCGCCGGTCAGCCTGTCGATCTCGACATCACTGCGAGCGACGTGATTCACAGCCTCTGGATCCCGCGCCTGGCGGGCAAGATGGACGCCATCCCCGGCCAGGTGAACCGCCTCAGGATCGAAGCGAGCATGCCCGGGACCTACCAAGCGGTCTGCGCCGAATATTGCGGGGTCGGCCACGCCAATCATAGCTTCGTGGTAGAGGCTTACGATACGGACGAAAGCATCGCCCCGGGGGAAACGGCACCATGA
- the ctaD gene encoding cytochrome c oxidase subunit I, with protein MKAIRLHRDLTRIWGNEPGWRGVFSSVSHTDLGKRFVVAAAVFFGIGGVLAMLIRAQLATPESAFAGPEVYGQIFTMHGSIMMFLFAIPMLEGLAIYLLPKILGARDLAYPRLTALGWWCYLFGGTIMILALLGGVAPDAGWFLYPPLSGKEYTPGVNSDVWLLGITFVEISAMCAAIEIVVTILKFRAANMGLTRMPIMAWYLLATAGMMVFGFPPLILGSILLEVERAFGWPFFQPELGGSPLLWQHLFWLFGHPEVYIIFLPAAGALSTIIPVMARTPLIGYGAIVTAVMALAFLSFGLWVHHMFTTGIPHMALGFFSAASVLVAIPTAVQIFAWSGTIWAGRPKFTLPMYYVVGFFVVFVLGGLTGVMLAIVPFDSQAHDTAFVTAHLHYVLVGGFVFPMLAAAYYWMPHATGRTRVMRLGIAAFWLIFIGFNLTFLHMHLTGLLGMPRRVYTYPAEAGWTWLNLISSVGSFMQAFGFGLFAIDIALQRRIGNHARRDPWDAETLEWAMPIPPTQYNFASLPTVDSREPLTADRKIGAGLAAGTGLLGRAIDKRRETLAVDMVTGAPEHVAILPGPSLLPLYTAMVIGGFFLSMLLSLYWLAPVFVVGTAIMVWRWAGTTGTTRDPGMVDVGGGLMLPTNFAVGGSTAYWGSVLASAANGTLFASLIFGYFFLWVVAPNWPPPGEYGAYLLEPVLISGGAILALFCARMGTRNFARARVGAMATALYLTLIVAVLLLSGLRHLPGPTEHAYAAVGWMLTSYAIFSAMVGALVQLFASHRVASGHASAERPHELRIASVWSDYGAYVAITVAWLLALSGGAV; from the coding sequence ATGAAGGCGATCCGACTCCACCGCGATCTGACACGGATCTGGGGGAACGAGCCCGGCTGGCGCGGTGTCTTCAGCAGCGTCAGCCACACCGATCTGGGCAAGCGCTTCGTCGTCGCGGCGGCGGTCTTCTTCGGCATAGGCGGCGTGCTCGCCATGCTCATCCGTGCCCAGCTGGCGACGCCCGAAAGCGCCTTCGCCGGGCCGGAAGTCTATGGCCAGATCTTCACGATGCATGGCAGCATCATGATGTTCCTGTTCGCCATTCCCATGCTGGAAGGCCTGGCGATCTATCTGCTGCCCAAGATTCTGGGCGCGCGCGATCTTGCCTATCCGCGCCTGACCGCGCTCGGCTGGTGGTGCTATCTGTTCGGCGGCACGATCATGATCCTCGCGCTTCTAGGCGGGGTCGCACCCGATGCGGGCTGGTTCCTCTATCCGCCGCTCTCTGGCAAGGAATACACGCCGGGCGTCAACTCCGACGTCTGGCTGCTCGGCATCACTTTCGTCGAGATATCGGCGATGTGCGCCGCGATCGAGATCGTGGTGACCATCCTCAAGTTCCGCGCGGCCAATATGGGCCTCACCAGAATGCCGATCATGGCCTGGTACCTGCTCGCGACCGCAGGGATGATGGTGTTCGGCTTCCCCCCGCTGATCCTCGGATCGATCCTGCTGGAGGTGGAGCGCGCCTTCGGCTGGCCGTTCTTCCAGCCCGAACTCGGCGGCTCGCCCCTGCTCTGGCAGCACCTCTTCTGGCTGTTCGGCCATCCGGAGGTCTACATCATCTTCCTGCCGGCCGCGGGCGCGCTTTCGACCATCATCCCGGTGATGGCCCGCACCCCGCTGATCGGGTATGGCGCAATCGTGACCGCGGTGATGGCGCTCGCCTTTCTCAGCTTCGGGCTGTGGGTGCATCACATGTTCACGACCGGCATCCCGCACATGGCGCTGGGCTTCTTTTCCGCAGCATCGGTGCTGGTGGCGATCCCGACGGCAGTGCAGATCTTCGCCTGGAGCGGCACGATCTGGGCGGGGCGGCCGAAATTCACCCTGCCAATGTACTACGTCGTCGGCTTCTTCGTCGTTTTCGTGCTGGGCGGGCTTACCGGCGTGATGCTGGCCATCGTGCCGTTCGACAGCCAAGCGCACGACACCGCCTTCGTGACCGCGCATCTGCATTATGTGCTGGTGGGCGGCTTCGTCTTCCCCATGCTGGCGGCGGCCTATTACTGGATGCCGCACGCGACGGGGCGCACGCGCGTCATGCGGCTGGGGATCGCGGCGTTCTGGCTGATCTTCATCGGCTTCAACCTGACCTTCCTGCACATGCACCTGACGGGCCTTCTGGGGATGCCGCGCCGGGTCTACACCTATCCGGCGGAAGCCGGGTGGACATGGCTCAACCTCATCTCCTCGGTCGGCAGCTTCATGCAGGCCTTCGGTTTCGGTCTGTTCGCGATCGACATCGCCCTTCAGCGGAGGATCGGCAATCACGCGCGGCGCGATCCGTGGGATGCCGAGACGCTGGAATGGGCCATGCCCATCCCGCCCACGCAGTACAATTTCGCCAGCCTGCCCACGGTCGACAGTCGCGAGCCGCTGACCGCCGACCGAAAGATCGGCGCGGGGCTCGCTGCGGGGACAGGCCTTCTCGGCCGCGCGATCGACAAACGGCGCGAGACGCTGGCTGTCGACATGGTCACCGGCGCCCCCGAACACGTCGCGATCTTGCCGGGGCCGAGCCTGTTGCCGCTCTATACCGCGATGGTCATCGGTGGGTTCTTCCTGTCGATGCTGCTCAGCCTCTACTGGCTGGCTCCGGTCTTCGTCGTCGGCACAGCGATCATGGTCTGGCGCTGGGCGGGCACTACGGGAACAACTCGCGATCCCGGAATGGTCGACGTCGGTGGGGGACTGATGCTGCCGACCAATTTCGCAGTCGGGGGCAGCACGGCTTACTGGGGCAGCGTGCTCGCTTCGGCCGCGAACGGAACGTTGTTCGCATCCCTGATCTTCGGCTACTTCTTCCTCTGGGTGGTCGCGCCCAACTGGCCGCCGCCGGGCGAATACGGGGCCTATCTTCTCGAACCCGTACTGATCAGCGGGGGGGCCATCCTGGCCCTGTTCTGCGCGCGAATGGGAACCCGCAATTTCGCCCGTGCGCGGGTCGGCGCCATGGCGACGGCGTTATACCTGACACTCATCGTTGCGGTGCTCCTGCTGTCCGGCCTGCGTCATTTGCCCGGCCCGACCGAACACGCCTATGCCGCCGTAGGCTGGATGCTGACCAGCTACGCCATCTTCTCGGCCATGGTCGGCGCGCTGGTCCAGCTCTTCGCCAGCCATCGCGTTGCCAGCGGTCACGCCAGCGCGGAGCGGCCTCACGAGTTGCGGATCGCCTCCGTATGGAGCGACTACGGCGCGTATGTGGCGATCACCGTCGCCTGGCTGCTCGCCCTGTCGGGTGGTGCGGTATGA
- a CDS encoding sigma-70 family RNA polymerase sigma factor — MTLIPDDASFFQKVDILCKNAEPGGGDRMADRRARLTAELTAVAAGNRGSLERVYEMTSAKLFGTILRIVRRRDVAEDVLQEVYVKVWRRAGRYDPEKGSPITWLSTIARNSALNDVRTNGRREEIAEDVFPEVVDTQIVAADDWLCAEQENAALAECLEELKDDHRRTIKMAFFEGLSHSELCERCDVPLGTLKSWIRRGLARLKSCLDE, encoded by the coding sequence GTGACGCTCATACCGGACGATGCCTCGTTCTTTCAAAAGGTTGACATCCTTTGCAAGAATGCCGAACCCGGTGGGGGGGACCGAATGGCTGATCGTCGAGCAAGGTTGACAGCAGAACTTACGGCGGTCGCTGCGGGAAACCGCGGCTCGCTGGAGCGAGTCTACGAAATGACCTCGGCAAAGCTGTTCGGCACGATCCTTCGCATCGTCCGTCGCCGCGACGTGGCCGAAGACGTTCTGCAGGAAGTCTACGTCAAAGTCTGGCGGCGCGCGGGCCGTTACGATCCCGAAAAGGGTAGCCCCATTACCTGGCTATCCACCATCGCGCGAAATTCCGCATTGAACGATGTCCGCACAAACGGTCGGCGCGAAGAAATCGCCGAGGACGTGTTTCCCGAGGTCGTGGACACCCAGATCGTCGCTGCCGACGACTGGCTCTGTGCAGAGCAGGAAAACGCAGCATTGGCGGAGTGTCTTGAAGAACTCAAAGACGATCATCGCCGGACAATCAAAATGGCCTTTTTCGAGGGGCTGTCTCACTCGGAGCTGTGCGAACGGTGCGATGTCCCTCTGGGGACTCTGAAAAGCTGGATCAGGCGCGGCCTGGCCCGACTGAAGAGCTGTCTCGATGAATGA
- a CDS encoding flagellar motor protein MotB, with product MASQAARNDPAPIIVKKITVVEGGHHGGAWKVAYADFVTAMMAFFLLLWLLGATTEDQRKGLADYFTPTLVKTKEQSAGSNGLLGGSSLTDVDSYPHAGGQTGTKTLTVPRDATGGPKEGAATIKRIQERVVEAIAEKKKLQELMRQVRMIDTTTGIRIDLVDDANFSMFSLGTTVLTPDARGLLDVVAEAIRPEGGKITVRGHTDSLQYRDTRLVNNWSLSAGRAESTRQTLIRHGIGADRFRRIEGVADTEPLIADNLSDPRNRRISISLEH from the coding sequence GTGGCGAGCCAGGCCGCGCGGAACGATCCCGCGCCGATCATCGTCAAGAAGATCACCGTGGTCGAGGGCGGCCATCATGGCGGCGCGTGGAAGGTGGCCTATGCCGACTTCGTGACCGCGATGATGGCATTCTTCCTCCTGCTCTGGCTGCTCGGCGCCACGACCGAGGACCAGCGCAAGGGACTGGCGGACTATTTCACGCCGACGCTGGTCAAGACCAAGGAGCAGAGCGCAGGGTCGAACGGCCTACTCGGCGGCTCTTCGCTGACTGATGTCGACAGCTATCCCCATGCAGGCGGCCAGACCGGGACCAAGACGCTGACGGTGCCGCGCGACGCGACCGGCGGCCCGAAGGAAGGCGCCGCGACCATCAAGCGCATTCAGGAGCGTGTGGTCGAAGCGATCGCCGAGAAGAAGAAGCTTCAGGAGCTGATGCGGCAGGTGCGGATGATCGACACCACGACCGGCATCCGCATCGATCTGGTCGACGATGCCAATTTCTCGATGTTTTCGCTCGGCACGACGGTGCTGACGCCGGATGCGCGCGGGCTGCTCGACGTGGTGGCCGAGGCGATCCGGCCCGAGGGCGGCAAGATCACCGTGCGCGGACACACCGACTCACTCCAGTATCGGGACACGCGGTTGGTCAACAACTGGTCGCTGTCGGCCGGACGGGCGGAATCGACCCGCCAGACACTGATCCGTCACGGGATCGGGGCTGACCGTTTTCGCCGGATCGAAGGCGTCGCAGATACCGAACCGTTGATCGCCGACAATCTCTCCGACCCGCGCAACCGAAGGATCTCGATCTCGCTGGAGCATTGA
- a CDS encoding PQQ-dependent sugar dehydrogenase: MKTAAFFASALALAIAGCAPSIDPSLEQTGADPDLPELRDALVPTLEIPTPVGWDGELPTVPEGYRVMPIARDLKIPRQTLVLPNGDILVAEGRGGYAPPMRPKDIIAGILKGRGTSSVEGGDRITLLRDEDGDGQTDLQTTFIDGLNAPYGLAFVDGTLYVANQDSLLQFPYTEGTTRIDAPGRELSPLPAVLNHHWTKAMTASPDGSRLYVGIGSNSNVGERGMDVEENRAVVWEIDRATGASRIYASGLRNPTALSFHPATGQLWAVVNERDEIGPQLVPDYLTSVREGGWYGWPYSYWGQNVDPRVMPRRPDLVRTAIRPDYALGSHVAALGVDFATEGGLGGPFSEGAFVGQHGSWNRSDPSGYKVAFVPFSGGRPAGRPIDLVTGFLHDGHARGRPVGVTFDAPRGALLIADDVSNTVWRVTRTGQTRTARR; this comes from the coding sequence ATGAAGACTGCCGCGTTCTTCGCCAGCGCACTGGCGCTTGCCATCGCGGGCTGCGCGCCCAGTATCGACCCTTCGCTCGAGCAGACAGGCGCCGATCCGGACTTGCCCGAACTGCGCGACGCCCTCGTGCCGACCCTTGAAATTCCAACGCCGGTCGGATGGGACGGCGAACTGCCGACCGTGCCGGAAGGCTACAGGGTCATGCCCATCGCGCGCGACCTCAAGATACCGCGCCAGACGCTGGTTCTTCCCAACGGCGACATACTGGTGGCCGAGGGGCGCGGCGGATACGCGCCGCCGATGCGGCCCAAGGACATCATCGCCGGCATCCTGAAAGGGCGGGGGACCAGTTCGGTCGAGGGCGGTGACCGGATCACGTTGCTGCGCGACGAGGACGGCGACGGACAGACCGATCTCCAGACCACTTTCATCGACGGGCTGAACGCGCCTTACGGTCTCGCCTTCGTCGACGGCACGCTTTACGTCGCCAATCAGGACAGTCTGCTGCAATTCCCCTACACCGAGGGAACCACCCGGATCGATGCGCCGGGACGCGAGCTGTCTCCGCTTCCCGCCGTCCTCAACCACCACTGGACCAAGGCGATGACGGCCAGCCCGGACGGATCGCGGCTCTATGTCGGGATCGGCTCGAACAGCAATGTCGGCGAGCGGGGGATGGACGTTGAGGAGAACCGCGCCGTCGTCTGGGAGATCGACCGGGCAACCGGGGCCAGCCGCATCTACGCCTCGGGCCTGCGCAATCCGACCGCGCTTTCCTTCCATCCCGCGACCGGCCAGCTATGGGCCGTGGTGAACGAGCGTGACGAGATCGGTCCGCAGCTGGTTCCGGACTATCTCACCTCGGTGCGCGAGGGCGGGTGGTATGGCTGGCCCTACAGCTATTGGGGTCAGAACGTCGATCCGCGCGTGATGCCCCGCCGTCCCGATCTTGTCCGCACCGCGATCCGGCCGGACTACGCGCTCGGTTCGCATGTCGCCGCGCTCGGCGTCGATTTCGCGACCGAGGGCGGGCTCGGCGGTCCATTTTCCGAAGGGGCGTTCGTGGGACAGCACGGCAGCTGGAACCGCAGCGATCCCTCGGGCTACAAGGTCGCCTTCGTGCCGTTCAGCGGCGGGCGTCCCGCAGGCCGACCGATCGACCTGGTGACCGGTTTCCTGCACGATGGCCATGCCCGCGGCCGCCCGGTGGGCGTGACATTCGATGCACCGCGCGGGGCGCTGCTGATCGCGGACGATGTCTCGAACACGGTCTGGCGGGTAACCCGTACCGGCCAGACCCGGACCGCGCGCCGCTGA
- a CDS encoding flagellar biosynthesis protein FlgL, giving the protein MINLSTGAFYERSARQIGGLRGQAESLQQQIGTGQRLERSSDDPVAAARLRMLSRQERIATVDTRNSQLAQADLSLTDKTLGSVADLVIRVRELAVQAGGAALSEDQRKTIGVEIASLRESLIVLSNSRNIAGQALFGGQSAGAAYVDGPGGVQFAGTGTVTPLEIGEGQSVEPAITGPEIFEFAGANGPTDLFAVLGSLAAALTAGGQTAMEAGTAALADLDAGLEKVTTAQTVVGSRLNWIELMDERRVNNAELMADERVDVGGADIAVTMSRLQETLTVLEASQASFVRLANLSLFSMIR; this is encoded by the coding sequence GATCAATCTGAGCACCGGAGCCTTCTACGAGCGCAGCGCCCGCCAGATCGGCGGGCTACGGGGCCAGGCGGAATCTCTGCAACAGCAGATCGGGACCGGCCAGCGGCTCGAGCGATCCTCCGACGATCCGGTCGCCGCGGCGCGCTTGCGGATGCTTTCAAGACAGGAGCGGATCGCCACTGTCGATACGCGCAATTCGCAGCTCGCCCAGGCCGACCTCTCGCTGACCGACAAGACGCTGGGGTCGGTCGCGGACCTTGTCATCCGTGTTCGCGAGCTTGCCGTACAGGCCGGTGGCGCGGCGCTCAGCGAAGATCAGCGCAAGACCATCGGCGTCGAGATCGCGAGCCTTCGCGAAAGCCTGATCGTCCTTTCCAACAGCCGCAACATCGCCGGCCAGGCGCTGTTCGGTGGCCAGTCCGCGGGTGCCGCCTATGTCGATGGCCCGGGCGGCGTACAGTTCGCAGGCACCGGCACGGTGACACCGCTGGAAATCGGCGAAGGCCAGTCGGTCGAACCGGCAATCACGGGCCCCGAAATCTTCGAATTCGCAGGCGCCAACGGGCCGACCGATCTCTTCGCCGTGCTCGGAAGTCTCGCCGCCGCGCTTACCGCTGGGGGGCAGACCGCGATGGAAGCCGGAACGGCCGCCCTCGCCGATCTCGATGCGGGTCTTGAAAAGGTCACCACTGCCCAGACCGTGGTCGGTTCGCGCCTCAACTGGATCGAGCTGATGGACGAACGGCGGGTCAACAACGCCGAACTGATGGCGGACGAGCGCGTCGATGTCGGGGGGGCCGACATCGCCGTCACTATGAGCCGGTTACAGGAGACGCTGACCGTGCTCGAAGCGAGCCAGGCCAGTTTCGTCCGTCTCGCCAATCTCTCTCTCTTCTCCATGATCCGCTGA
- a CDS encoding cytochrome c oxidase assembly protein: MRMFAGSYCGSPPSLAEVATRWNFDPALLAVLALGLALSLRAGNRLATIGIALLAIAFVSPLCAASVTLFSARALHHLLLILGALCFAMAMRESEASSRLARSLFRQRVPVGPATIVMTAVLWGWHVPSLYDAALADMLVYWTMQLSILAASFAFWLAVRRASAVGAVGGLLGGTVQMGFLSALLTFAAQPLYRIHIAAAPSWGISPLTDQQLAGLIMWVGGMAPFAIGAAANARKAWARQNAAQPASIVSRNPA; the protein is encoded by the coding sequence ATGCGAATGTTTGCCGGCAGCTATTGCGGAAGTCCGCCGAGCCTGGCGGAAGTCGCGACGCGCTGGAATTTCGATCCGGCCCTTCTAGCGGTTCTGGCCCTCGGGCTCGCGCTCAGCCTGCGGGCGGGCAACCGGCTGGCGACCATCGGGATTGCGTTGCTCGCAATCGCTTTCGTCTCGCCTCTGTGCGCCGCGAGCGTGACGCTCTTCTCCGCCCGCGCCCTCCATCATCTGCTGCTGATCCTCGGCGCGCTGTGCTTCGCCATGGCAATGCGCGAGAGCGAAGCATCGAGCCGGCTCGCTCGCTCGCTCTTCCGGCAGCGCGTTCCGGTCGGCCCCGCGACCATCGTCATGACCGCGGTGCTGTGGGGCTGGCACGTGCCATCGCTCTACGACGCCGCGCTGGCCGACATGCTGGTGTACTGGACGATGCAGCTCTCGATCCTGGCTGCCTCTTTCGCCTTCTGGCTGGCCGTTCGCCGGGCGAGCGCGGTGGGCGCAGTGGGCGGGCTGCTCGGCGGGACGGTGCAGATGGGCTTTCTGAGCGCGCTGCTGACCTTTGCGGCCCAGCCTCTCTATCGCATTCACATCGCCGCCGCCCCATCCTGGGGAATATCGCCGCTGACCGATCAGCAGCTTGCCGGACTGATCATGTGGGTGGGTGGCATGGCGCCCTTCGCGATCGGCGCGGCTGCCAACGCCCGAAAGGCGTGGGCGCGCCAGAACGCGGCGCAGCCCGCCTCAATCGTCTCCCGGAACCCCGCCTGA
- a CDS encoding DUF2231 domain-containing protein: MSETTHEKVAEKELVEADPEDLIDPIEQQPNFHRLESRIALAGHPLHAMLVAFPIALTACVLGADVFYWWTGDLFWARAGLWAAGMAFLFGVLAGVTGTVELLSVPGIRQRAASWTHFIIAVMLLSILGMNWGFRLLGYEQAVLPFGIMISAFAVGFTGFTGWHGGKLVFEYQIGVSSTGSS; encoded by the coding sequence ATGAGCGAGACGACCCACGAAAAGGTTGCCGAGAAGGAGCTTGTCGAGGCCGATCCGGAAGATCTGATCGATCCGATCGAACAGCAGCCCAACTTCCATCGGCTGGAATCGCGCATCGCTCTTGCGGGTCACCCACTCCACGCGATGCTGGTCGCCTTTCCGATCGCGCTGACCGCCTGCGTGCTGGGTGCGGACGTCTTCTACTGGTGGACCGGCGACCTCTTCTGGGCGCGTGCCGGATTGTGGGCGGCCGGAATGGCGTTCCTGTTCGGCGTGCTGGCCGGCGTCACCGGGACGGTGGAACTGCTCAGCGTGCCCGGGATCCGCCAGCGTGCAGCCAGCTGGACGCATTTCATCATCGCGGTGATGCTGCTGTCGATCCTGGGCATGAACTGGGGGTTCCGGCTGCTCGGTTACGAACAGGCCGTGCTGCCCTTCGGCATCATGATCTCCGCCTTCGCCGTAGGCTTTACCGGATTCACCGGATGGCACGGGGGCAAGCTGGTGTTCGAATATCAAATCGGGGTCTCGTCGACCGGAAGTTCGTGA